GGCAGCGCGGTGAACACATAGATCCGTTTATGGAACTGAGCCAAGCGTTAGGTCATAAAGATCCTAAGAGCACCACACACTACATTACGTTTAGAGATCACTACCGCAAGAATGCTATTGCAGAGCTTGGAGGCATGTTTGATTAATTACTTGAGCACAAAGGAAGTTGCAGAGCGGCTTTCTGTATCGTCTAAATGGGTACGCGCTGCCATTGCTTCGGGTGAGCTGCCAGCGGCAAACATGAGCAAGGGCGAACGAGCTGTGTACCGCGTGAATGAAGGTGATTTGATTGCATTCATGAATGAACGAGCCGTTACTGGTATAGAAGGGGGGTAAGCATGTTATGTCCTTCATGTGGCGGCAAGACGCATGTGCCGCGTTCGAATATCTCCGATGAAAAGTACATTGTCCGGCATCGGATCTGTAAGCGGTGCGGACATAGTGAGATTTCCGTAGAAATTTACTTATCTTCTATGCAAAACGGATTGGAGCTTCTTACTCAAGAAAAATTATCTGATATTTTGTAGTTAAATTTACTAGTTGTCTGTGTATACATGTGTATGCACAGGCTTTTTTTATGCATAACTACTATTATGGCATGTACTTACTTTGGTACATGCCTTTTTTATTATCTTAACTAGTTTGGAGAATGTTCTATGAACGAAGTTAAAGGATTATTGCAGTCAAAAACAGTATGGGGTTGTGTTGTTTCAATCCTATGTATTGTTTTTATGCAAGTTGGAATTGAAGTTGATGAAAGCTCAAAAGCCGAACTTATAAATCAACTTGCAACGCTTGGAGGTGTAGTTGCGTCATTTTTTGCAATTTATGGACGATTAAAAGCAGATACAAAAGTTCAGGTGAAGAAAGTTAGTCCAAAACAAAAGGCTAACTTGATGATTGTGTCCATGCTGTTAACGCCTCTTATGGTTTCTGCATGTGCGTTCAAGAATCTAACACCAGACCAACAGGCACTTGCAGCAGGGGAAGAGCTACGGTTGCAGTACGCGTCCCTGCATGGCGAGTATCTGCAATTGTACAACGATAAAACGACTAGCCCGCAATTGAAGCAACGTATGTCTACGATGGTCGCGCCCGTTCTGAATAGAACCAAGGGCGCAGTCGTTCTGTATCGAGATGCCGCATACATTTACGCCGCGTACAAAGAGAAACCGGATAATTATGATCGCCTGAGAGAAGGTGCGCAGGACGCATTGAAAGACGCTGCACGGCTGATGCTTCAACTCACCAGTAAGGAGGACAAATAGCATGGCTATGAACACACAGGACACAATCAATTTGATCTCCGCAGGGCTTGGACTTGGCATGAAAGCCTATGAGTCCGCAGTGCGCCTTTCTGCTGCTGGATATGAAGTGCCGGGGCTTGATGAGTTCCAGCGACGTACTTTGCAGCTCCGCAACCTTCCGGATCTTCCTGAAGGCAATTCCCCTTTACCCGCAGAGGCGCGTGTCTGATGCCTGAAAAGGATCTGCTTGCGCAAGCATGGGGGCTTTTGCCCCCTATCGTCATCTCGGTACTAGGCGGCCTTGTTCGGGCGGTGCGAACCAACTGCACTTTTAGAGCCGCGCTGGTGGCTATGTTGGTGGCTGCCTTTACTGGCGTTGTGGTTTCGCTGTTTTTGCAAGATGTGGCGTTTCTTACTCCGGATCAGAAGGCAGCGGCTACCGGATTGGCAGGATACAACGGCGGCAAGCTTCTGGATATTTTATCCAAGAGAACATGTGAATTCGCCGAGAATATCAAACTCAGAAAGTGATGGGGGTAGGTATGCAGCAACAAGCAACTTTACCAGCAACAGCACAGGCCATTGCGGACGTTATCGGTATAGAGAAGACAATGGAGCTGGTGCGGGGCAAGCAGCAGGACAAGTGCCGGAATATATACGTGCCAGCGCCTAGCCGTATGAGGGCTTCTCATTGGCTCATACAGACCATCGGGGAAGATGCAGCGCGTGAGCTGGCGGCAGAGTATGCGGGCGAACCGTTGAGCATTCCTAAATGTTCGGGACTGATTAAGCAGCAGCGTAATAGGCAGATTATCCAGATGAGGTGTGAAGGGCTGACGCATTTAGAAATAGCTCGTGCAATGGGTATGTCTGTGTCGTCTGTGAAGACGGTCTATTATCGTTGGTTGAAGGCGCAGAATTAAGAGCCAAGAAGCGTGCAGAAGCCGAGAAAGGTAGAAACCTACAACTTTCCCTAAAACAAAAAGGTTTGAATCAATGAGGGACAATTACGGACGTTCTTTCCCTTTATAGGTTCTTCCCGAGGGGGGTGCTCTGTGGGTGAATGGCTATCGCGAGTTTCGCATTGTGCGTGGAGTTTTGAAACGGCTTTCTGTTGTTTACGTGTGAACCCTGTGGATAACCGGATTAAGGTCTTGAAATGGCAGCGGATAAGAAAAAGAAAAAACAGAAAATTGAGAGCACTCTCATACGGCAGTTTGTGGACATGAACACGCTTGCGCAGGTGTTTTCTATGAGCCTTCCTACTCTTCGTGCTCGTATTCGTGAAGGGATGCCTTTTGTCGAGGAAGGGGGACTAGGCAAGTCGTGGCAGTTTGACCTTGCCGAGTGCATCCAGTGGAACACCCAGCGCGAAGTTAACCGAAGTGCAACTGTGCTTGATGACGGCATGACGAAGGGAGATCTTGAAATGGAATCTCTGCGGCTCAAAGTTCAACGTGATCGGCTTGAGGTTGCTAAGTTGCTCGGTGAAGTGGCCCCGCTGGAAGAAGTAGAGCGGGCATTATCCACTACGTTCGTGGAAGTTCGGCAAGCAATGCTGTCCATTCCTGACCGTGTGGGCGGGCGAGTACTGGCCTGTGATGATGTGGTTTCAGTTAAAGAGCTGCTTGAATCTGAAATAGATTCTGCGCTCTCCGGATTGTGTGAGCAAGAGCTGCTGGAGGATGCTGTGGATGAGTAGCGCAGTGCAGGAAAATCCGCTTTCAAACTGGCAAGGCGTGCTGTCGGTTTTTAAAAAATCTATGAGGATGCTCAAGCCGCCAGTGCGGATGAATATTTCAGAGTGGGCCGATAATTTTAGAATCATTGGTGCGGCCAATGCAACACCCGGACAATGGAAAACGGATAACGCTCCGTATCAACGTGAACCGATGGATTGTATGAGTGACCGCAGGACTCGGCGTGTTTCGCTTATGTGGTCTGCACAGGTTGG
The Halodesulfovibrio sp. MK-HDV genome window above contains:
- a CDS encoding helix-turn-helix domain-containing protein, translated to MINYLSTKEVAERLSVSSKWVRAAIASGELPAANMSKGERAVYRVNEGDLIAFMNERAVTGIEGG
- a CDS encoding phage holin family protein, with translation MPEKDLLAQAWGLLPPIVISVLGGLVRAVRTNCTFRAALVAMLVAAFTGVVVSLFLQDVAFLTPDQKAAATGLAGYNGGKLLDILSKRTCEFAENIKLRK
- a CDS encoding Mor transcription activator family protein is translated as MGVGMQQQATLPATAQAIADVIGIEKTMELVRGKQQDKCRNIYVPAPSRMRASHWLIQTIGEDAARELAAEYAGEPLSIPKCSGLIKQQRNRQIIQMRCEGLTHLEIARAMGMSVSSVKTVYYRWLKAQN
- a CDS encoding terminase small subunit — translated: MSLPTLRARIREGMPFVEEGGLGKSWQFDLAECIQWNTQREVNRSATVLDDGMTKGDLEMESLRLKVQRDRLEVAKLLGEVAPLEEVERALSTTFVEVRQAMLSIPDRVGGRVLACDDVVSVKELLESEIDSALSGLCEQELLEDAVDE